The nucleotide sequence AGCCGGAGAGCACGCCTTGGAGGTCGTCGTTGGGGACGGTCACGTGATGGAGGACGAGCCTTTTCAGTTGCCGAAAGATGAGAGCATGGGGAGCCTGCTCAGGGAAGCGGCAGAAGTCGAAGGTGGCGGCCCGGACGGTCTGCGCGAAGCGGATCACGGGCAGCGGCAGCGGATCTTGGCCTCTGTAGCTGCAGCTGATGATCTCGATCTCCTCGAGGTTGGTGAGGGCGGGGGACGTGAGCCAGCCGCCGAGCGTGTCGTGGATGTCGCTGATGGAGCCCTGGTGCTTGGATAGGATCTTGGAGAGACGGCGATAAGCTGGCGCTCACCCTTGCGGAGGCGGTTGACGTTGAGGCCACGGCGGTCGGAGGGGCAGGAGAGGAGGTAATCCCAGCGCCTATTCCTGATGATGTCGCAGTCGTCGAGGTTGAGCGGGGAGGAGCGCCAGAGGTGGCGCCAGCGGCGGGAGAGGGTGGTGGTGCGCGCGCCGTCGTCCGTGGGCAGGAGGGAGATGATGGTGCCCAGGATCTCGTCGGGGAGGAGGCTGACAAAGTCGTGCTCGTCCGGTTCCGCCGCCATGGCCATGCCCGGTAGCGCTGGACGCTACGTAGTAGGGTTTTGAGTTGTTGTAGAGCTAGCGCAGGTATTGTACTAGCAAAACTTTGGCAACAAATCGAGCAATGGCTTAAATAATAAgcgtttctctttttctttttcttttccttttcaggtAGTATTGTACTGTAGGATCGGCACAAAATAAATACCGAGTGCTGGGTTGGAACAAAATCAGTATTCGATCTGGTGCCGTTAGCATACGAACAAAACAAACACGCTGGATATGGTGTTCAGATAGAAGCAGACTACGTTTGAGATTGCAACAACTTGAAACTATGTCTGATGTCCTTCAATCCTGAAAAGTGGTAATGTTTCGCAGCTAAAGAGATATAACTACTTCAAGCAACATATACTCCCTCTGGCCCAAAATTATCGTAGTGTCAAAAAGTATATTACACTAATAGAATGCCCGTACGTTGCTACGGGCTAAGGGCGGTCTTCAAGGTCGAAGTTCATTTCTCCCTCATACGTCCGGGTATGTtcggatatcaaacaggtgctcaACGAGCTCCCCAAAATTCAACCGTATGGACAATCCGGGCTTCCCCAAATCCAGCCCATATGTGATGGAGAAATGTGGTTATCCGGACTATCTGCCATGTTATCTACAACACGCGGTCCCAACACAAAAAACCCACCCCACGACGCATCCTTCCCTTTTGTATGCTGGACCCACCTTTTCCGGCTCGGTTTCCCGCTGTAGCGGGACATTTTTCGCTGGAGTCCTCTCCTTTAAAATAGGGATACACCCACCTCATCTTCGCCATGGCGCCCTCTCTCCTTCACAACGTACTTCCCAAAGGACAGCCAAGGAGTCCCTGCCAACCGCCCCGCTCCGATCCCTCCCCCCATGTTTGTGTCGATCCACCACCGCCATCAAAGGGGAGGAGGCATGTGCCACTCGTGACACCTCCGGAGTTAAGAAAGCGGATCCGATGTCTCCTGGGTCATTGCCCGTACATGTTGCAACACATAAATATTGAAGTGCATCAACACTGATCAAGTTAAACATGTACCTTGAGATTCCTCGTGCCGTTCATGCATATTACACCGCCTCCATTGTATCTAAGCCGCCCTACACAAGAGGTCGAGGCATCATATACACCCGCCCTGTCCCCCGGCCTTGTCGTGGGCGTGATATTGCTCTAATCTCTCGTCCCTCAAATCTACCTCGTATATTAAAATTAGTAAATATTTATCAGATGATTTTTGTAATGGATTTTAATCCTGATCAGTAATATTTTCCTACAAAGACAGTTCTGGATATAGGAACAAAGCTACATAAAAATTACTTTGAGACGCTTCCAATTCTATATGATTACTATCATCCATTTTTCAAATGAGAACATGTGACACCACCGCCACTGCTGACCACCAACTCCCATTCAAAATATAGCTAGTAAATATTCCATAAACTGTCGTCCTAGCAAAAGGAGAACCGGGAACAATGAAAGAGCAAACTTAACGAAAATAAgcttgcacttgcatttggttcAATGTGCTAATGAAAAATGGGATAACAAGCCAGCACCTTAAAATTTTCTTTTAGACGTGAGCTGCTGTACAAAATGCTAACCTAACCCCCAATTATAATAAGAGTATGAAACTGGTTGACAAATCCTCCCACTGCCCGACCTTATTTTCCAATGTACTCTACCACACATGCACAAGAATTTACAATTTCCCAAACAAACTACCATAACATTTCATGCTTGAGTTGTCCCAGCATCACTGAAGTCTCGGTGAGGAATTTACAACAACCTCATGAGGACAGACTGGCCCCTACCCAGCAAGGCAGCAACAAGCTAGGACAAGGAGAAGTCCAACATCTCCTCCTCCGAGAAGCCCCCACCCTCCGCCTCAAGAAACTCCGTTCACCATGTCCTTGTCCCTCTTTCCCTCCATCTCGTCCTTCACCCTACTCTTCTCTCCTCTCTCATCCGACCCCTTCCTTATCATGTTCCTCGGCGCTCCATCCACCTTCTTCCTTGCCTAAAGCAATTCGGATAATAGTAAATTATGGTATTTGTGCATCAACATCACAATAGTTGTCCAACTAAGTCCAACAAGATTCCCAAAACTGGAACATATTGCATCATACAAATACATGCATAAAACAACAGAAATTGCAGACACCTGTAAAGACAAGACTCTAAGAAATTAATAGTGCCAATACATGTTGTGATAACTACTACATGAATTCAACTTAAACTTGCAAGACAGGAATGCAGGCTATACACTGAACCTTTATCATCCTATCAGCATAACCAGTACATAGCCATTCATTCCCAGATCAAATTTGTAGATCATACCCATTCAATGTGACAACTAATGATCTGCATACATATAGGAATACCATCAATAGATATCTAGTAAATAAATATTGTATTTTATGAGAACTAAGATGCTCTAATGGACCAGTATAATTCCAAGCAAACATGCAGAAGAATATTGAAGGTTTAAAGTTTTAGCGAGTATAAAATTTCAGCATATGGATATTAGAATTGCAGGCATGctcaaaataaataattttgtcAATCCAAAATATAATATATTGTTGCGTTGGTAACTGGCCGATAGTTTGCTATTAATTCTTGACATTCTTTAAAAAAATCTTGACGTTTAAGTTTGTCCATGCCCATTATTATATCTGTAACGCTTAGTTCAAAACTTGAAATTAACATATGCTTTTTTTCAAACAGAATTAATCATAACAAATGGAGCAACACAAATACCGTACCACCAGACCAAGAGTTTTCTTTTATACATATTGGCATATTGACATGCTCTGTTATAATGGATGtgcaaataagatttttatttttGCTGGTATGCAACTAATATTCTAACCCACTGACCTAACTCAACTTAAGACAGGACAACATCATGGAGAAGGAATGTCAACAAAACTCAAGTAACAAGTACTCGTATTATGTTATGCATCCATCAGTACACAAAATTATGATTTACCTGTTATTAACACAATTACGTGAAgaaaagaacatgctaaagttctatgcatgtgtgtgtgtgtgtgtgtgtgtgtgtgtgtgtgtgtgtgtgtgtgtggagaaaCTAACCAAATTTAAATGTGTATTTCTGAACAAATATACTCACATCACAAATCCTTCGATCCAAGTGTGTGAATTCCATCCGATCAAACCTGCGATAAGAGAAATTGAAAAGGAGAGACATGTCACCTGCATCCAATTAGCGTATAGAACATCACGATATCACTACATCACCTTTGTGGGGCCTTGATCAATGCTTCATTCTTAAACATTACAGCATAAACAAATGCATATGAAAGCTAGAAATTGTTCTACTTTTTTTCATGATAGGGACTACCACACAAATTCTTTGAGATGTGGGACGGTAAGAATTGGAGCAGAGAAACGTTGATGTAGTAGGTGCTAAGCCATGTTGTAACACCTGGAAACAAATATCTAACCTAGCTAagcaaaaaaattaaaatcaaGGAAAACATAACAGACTAAAAATATCTACCCTAGCTAAGCAATAAAAAAAATTAGAGGGAAACATAACAGACTAAACAGAACCCTAACAGGTAACTCTACAAATATTCACCTGGCATACGTTATCTCATTCCAACAAATATTGGAGTTACCTGTTACTGTATTTGGCAAGCAATTTCACTTTTAATTTTAAGGAACTGTAACGTCTTGTTTTTCAGATGATCCACTCATAGACTTTTTTCCTCAGTAAGAGGCCAACTTCAGTAAGGTTCAAAAATAGATATTTCGAAAAGTCTATGAAACACCTGAGTTAGACTCAAATAAGGAATTGAAACTGCAATTGTAAAGACCAAGCTGCCATTTTTTTTGTTCTCATTCCAGCCATTTCAACTCTCATCTTCTGAAACTCAGCCTACATCCTACAAATAAAGATGTTCAACAAATAATGGTGCAAGACAAAGCATTCTGATTACTATAATGAAAACAACTCCAAtgatattttttttacattttctgtgATATTATACCTGACCTGATCATCATATTAGCATTTTTATCACCTAAACTTCAAGCTATTACTTGACATCTTATGAATTAAATGGTAGCTCCAAGGAAGATATCTTTGGCTTTGCCATGCTCGCTCAACTTCCCCCTGCCATGCATGTATCTGCTTAACAAAAGCACAACAGTACAACGATTTGTAGATAAATGAATACAGATACACAATCATTGATATGGTAGCGGATCATGTGGGGGTGGCGCATTATATAATCGGTTGAATTTGGAGCTCAGTGCCGTTCAATCTGGGCTGCTTGCTGGTCTGGCGTCAGTGAGCTCGTGGATATAGCAGACTAACAGTTAGAATAAAATGCGTTCTTTGGTTCATGTAGAGGTACCCGATGGTAGCAGCCAATGAGGGTTCTGGCACAGCATCGTGCACGGCGTCCCCGCGCCATTGGCGTCGGCGCACTCGGCGGCGATCTCGAAGGCTGACTTGCCGGACCCCACGACGGTGATGCGCTTCCCCTTAACCAGCGCGGCGGCGTCCTCGTCGGCCATGTGGGAGAGCTCCATGCAGTGGAGCACCCGCCCGCGGAACGCCTCCGGGCCTGGGGACACCGCTGGGATGTTGGGCACGCCGCTGAAACTGCCGATGCAGAGGATCAAGAAGTCGGACTCATGCACCTCCTCCGTCTCCGGCTCCTGCTCGCCGGCGCCGCGGTCGCCCACAGTGAGGCGCCACACGCCCGAGCCGTCGCCGAAGGCCTCACCGTTGCCGTTCCACCTCTCCCACCGGTCCGCCGCGCCCTCCGGCTCCGCATCGACGTACTCCGCGGCGACGACCCGGCTCCGGAACCTAACCTGGGAGAGGGGCACGAGATTTGTGGGTAGATAAGGAAGGGCAGGGGCCTTGATCGTGAGAAATTTTTTGAGGAACAGAAGCTGGAAAAAAATCCTGGTATAATTGGAAGGAAATAAACGAATGCGGGAGGGAGCATCTGTATGGAAAGAATCGTGGGAGGGGAGGATGGAAAGATTGGTGTTTATGGAAGCTTATTCGATATGATTTGATCCCTCTGGTATATGGAAGGGAATGATGGAACGATTAGTGTTTTATATGGAAGGGTGGGATCGATGGAAGGATGGAATGGTTCATTTGGTTTTTCTAGGCATGGGGCGTGTGGTTCTGGTGATGCATGAATGAAAACCGGTCTTGGTTTTTGGAGGGAGGAAAAAATCGGTGGGAGGAAGATCGCCTGGTGGGGGAGATCGTTGGAAGGCTGGAAACGAACGAACAACTTACGTaatgagacattaggagtagagattttggGACTGAGTATCATTTGAAAACGGCAAAAAGGTTAGCAGTAATCATGCTATGCTATAATACTTCTGTGTTCGCCAGCAGACGGAAGCATGCGCTATAAATGCAGACCACAGTGCCAGGCAATGGGATATTTTAACAAGACAAACGCTTGAACAAAATAAAGGAACTGGGCTGTAACAAATAAGGCGCCAAATGTAAAAGAACATGATAGTACAGTGTTACATCACATCACACAATGTATTATAGTGTCTCTAATAGCATCGCCCTAATTTTCGCCTTCAGCTCATCTGGGACCTGAGTTGCCGCCTGCGAAGATTGAGCAGTGTCGCTAGGGGGCTGCTCTGATCCATGCCTGTGCTCGGGCGTGTTTTGGGAGGCTTCAGGACGGCCAAGAGTTTGCTCGTTGAGATCTCTGTCATCCTTGTGTTTCCTTTTGGAACCAGAGCGATGGCTCCTCCGGTGCCTCCTATGCTCGTCATCTTCAGTGTAGTGATGATCGTCCCTATGCCAATGCCTTGACTTGGAACTGCGTAGCTCATCTTCCGAAGAGCTATGATCATGCCTATACTCCCTTTCCTTGGAGTGCTGCTTGTGCTTACGTTTGTGTGCATCCTTACTGTGGCCTCTTGAACGCTCCGAACGATGCCTCTTCCTTGAGTGTTTATAACTttcctcctccaaataatcttTGTCCTCATCGGATTCTGGATGATGCTTTCTGTACTTGCGTGCCCTGTTCTGCTCGTCATCAGAGTCTTTCTCCTGCTTGATCATATTCGAACCTTCACGTTCAAAACGCACAGAGCTACCTTCCCGTTCAAAACGCACAGAGCTACCTTCCCGTTCAGTTGCTAAAGGTTCTGGAGGCACGGGGAGGTTCGAATTAGCAGGAGCGGCCCTTGCAGATTCATTAGTTATCTCACTTGTCACCAGATCGCTCTTGTTGCCACCACCCTTAATAATTGAAGTGAACATCTTTGCACGCCGAAGCCTCTCAGCCTTCAGCTTCTGCTCATTTGTCATGGAAGCTTCAGAAGAATCTGCCTCTTTAGAGGCGGCAACAGCAACTGCTTTTGCGATTGTATTTGTGATCCAATCATCATCGATAATTCCAATACCTTCCTTCTTTAGCTGATCACTACTTGTGACTGATGTGCCAGGCTCACTATTTGAAGCAGGTTTGGACACTGCACCTGAGCCCTGTATATGGCGAATGTCACTCGTGTCTTTTAGCGTGTTAGGTTGAGGATTGGCAGGCCCCAGTCCACGAGTAGCCGCCATAACAATAGCAGCAGCTTCGTCTGCAGTGACCGTCCGAGGAAGTTCCTTCTTGGCCCCATCAGTGACCAACTGGAACTTCCCCTCCCCTTGTTTGTCAGAAAGCTGCTTCTGTGATGGTTCCGCGGAGCTTCTATCAGAAGTGCTTGAGTCCTTGTTAGCACTTCCCCGCCCCTTGTCGTGGCCACTGTCTCGGAGGTCTGAAGAACTTCTATCTTTGCGATCCATAGATCTTCTGTCTTTACGTTCTGAACTCCTCCTGTCTCTGCGCTCTGAAGAACTCCTCCAGTCTTGGCGCTCTGAAGAGCTCCTTCTGTCTTTGTGCTCTGAAGAACCACCACGGGACTTGAACTGCACAGCAAATTCAGGAAACACAGTAAAGAGCGGTTACAATTTGCATTAGTGCGAGCCACGATATCAAAACAAAGTCTTGTATCTTAGAAATTTAGAAACAGTGCCAGTATTAAACTTTGAAAATAACAAGAAAACCGTAAATCGATGCTTATAGGCAATGCCAGAAAACATAGTGATGCAATACAGTTAAACCAAATACTTCGGTACTTGGCTGGAAATATGAACAAAGAGGAAAAAGGCAGTGCATCAGTGATTCATAGTGTCCACATAAGAACTTACCTGATGTTCAGAGATCAAGTGTAAGACATCATGTGCACTTAGGAGTAAAGACCAAGGAAAGAAGCAATCTTGGCATAAACAGGCCATATAAGCATATAAGATGAATATCCACTAAAACCCGATGATGGTATTACATCCCacagaaaatataaaacagcacaTATAGAAGAAACAATCAGACCAACGCAACTTATAGTTTACAAAAACACATGTGTAAGGAAAATGAAGTGCACCAGAATTTTAAAAAACTTTCCAAACTAAGAAGAAAACCATGACATCAATCAAATCATATACACAGTTGAATAAAATATCTGTGTATCGATTGGAattaaataaataagaataaactgTGCATCAGGATTGATATAGTGTCCACATGAACTTACCTGAAGTTCAGAGATCAAGTGTAAGACATCATGTGCACTTAAGAAAAAAAACAGGCAATTTTAGCATGAAAGGTAATCAGAAGTTCAAGCATGGGTAAATAACTTAATACTCATTCTACAAGACGTCGAAACTTTTAAGTGTCAGTGTGTCACAGAGAATGGAAGACAAAGCAGTAGCCGGACAAAAGCGAGTGatcaagaagaagaaaggaaacaaAAAATAAACATCAGAAACTGAAGAATGTTAGGCCAAAGCTTATATTTATTTCATTACAGCATTGGCAGCTGCTGCAACTTCTAAGCGAACATGCCCATTGGTTCACAGCTCACTCGTTTAAACAAAGCATGAATGATGAAACAACCAATTAATGGTGTGAATTCTGACAAATGTTTAGTCAAATAGAACTCCACAAAATATGGATGTGAAGGGAAGGGGTACAAATTGCAAATGTTTAGCCCAATTAAACTATCTGACAAATGTCTAAAAAAATTGACTTCTATAGAACGGGTCAGGAAAGGGAAAGTTATGCGAATATTACGTCCTAAAAAATAAAAGATGAGTGTGATCCAAATTACCTCTTGGGTTTCCTGAAGCATCTTGAGATAGTACGAGTGATATGGATTAGACGGGAGAAGAAATGGAAACCTCCCTGTCATCCTGTCTTGCTCAATGAGCTTTTGTTCAAACTCCTTCCCGTTCCTGAGAATAAACTCGACTATTTTCTCCATTGTGCCCTTCAAAAAGGATGGTGGTTCCAGTATCATTTCTTTTGTGTCAGACACACCCAATTTAGAGTTGTCAGACTTGGTAGAAGTGGTTAACACTGTCATGGCATCTTTAACCTTCTCCCGCTGAGCAGCAACAATGCTGTTTCCAGCAATTGTTGGGTTCTTCTTGGTAAAAATAGGCTTATCCTTTACTAAAGTGGCTGCTTCTATTGTTACTGTCTGATCTTTTTTCACTTCGTTGTCATGTACAAGGCATGATGAACCTTTGTGGACattgtcatgcaaagcttcatttccaGGATCCTTGCCTTTTGAACTAGCTGGAAGCACGCCTTCATCCTCATCTCCAGACTCGTAGACGGCCCCAAGCAATGATAAAGCTCCACTTGACGAGGCAGCATTCTCACTCTCACCCATAACAATTTTGTTGCCTTTATTGGTGTCAGCATCAGAGACATCTTTCAACAGCTGAGGATGATCAACAATGTAGCGGAAGTAGCTGTGGAGATGATGGTCAGGCATCAAGAATCCAAATGTTGGATTACTTCCCTGCTTCACCCTTAACACAATCTCTGATTGTCCCCCATGCTCACTGACAAATAGAGCAGTTCTTGCAATTATCTGATGCACCTTCTCGGAGGGAGGCTGCAAATTAAAAATTATGACAAGAAAAGTGTCTCAGTAATGGTATGAGAGCAGAAAATCGCAACCATATAACTTAAACACAACTGGAGTACTACAGAACTGGTACAACATAGTAAAATTTAGAACAGCTATCCCGTTGCAGTATTCTCTTCTTTTATTATATGTACCATTTACATCATTCTAATCCCACCTGCCTATTCCTTACGTCAAGATAGATCGTAAGGAAACAATGTGGATCACTAGTAGGAACTTCATCTCTGCTCCAACCATCTGAAATAGACATTTAATCCTTAGAAGAACATATGCACCTTGGACAATTATTGCTGGATCAACTGAAGAAGATTAATAAAAATGTATGAAGTGGAAAAATAATATGACAGAATGCATATATGATGAGAGCAGACAGTAGGCTTTGTACACTCACCAGCTTATTCAACAGGCTTTCTGGCACAGGAAAAGATGGGCGATAAGAAGAGACTGAATCCTTCGGATCATCAGAACCAGCAGGTCCCCCATATGAGAAAGCGACGGCATTATAACCGGCCTGCCCAGTATCTGTCCCGTTTCCTGCAGAAAGAAAACATGCCAGTTTGGGTATTGTTACATAACAATCAAGACACAGAAACTAAGATTGAGTGAAaaagaaaaatgcagatccaaaGATACATCTCAGGAGAAATCGAAGAAAATTCCCTTACTTTGAACAGATTAAAGATGCTCATCAAATAAAATCAAGCATCCTTCCTGCAAACTTACAAAACAATATGACAAGAAATATAATAGGAGTCCAACTAGCACCACTGCCTTTGCCACGTGTGCCAGTTTCATTAGGTAAAACTGCAAAATTTTATAACAACTACTGTTGCTCGTATACGTGGTAGACAGTACAGCTACTATAGGAACCCAACAGATGCAATATTAACTTTGTTACAGGCAAACAATAGCACGGGACCACCGAGTTATTTTACAATGTTAGCATTTCACAGATATTTCTCCggacatactccctctgtccgtgaataagtgtacatctagcttttgttcttagtcaaaaatttaaaattttgaccCACTTCATAGAAAAtagtagta is from Triticum aestivum cultivar Chinese Spring chromosome 3A, IWGSC CS RefSeq v2.1, whole genome shotgun sequence and encodes:
- the LOC123056956 gene encoding putative flavin-containing monooxygenase 2, translating into MLPSAGEHRTSINTNLSILPSHDSFHTDAPSRIRLFPSNYTRIFFQLLFLKKFLTIKAPALPYLPTNLVPLSQVRFRSRVVAAEYVDAEPEGAADRWERWNGNGEAFGDGSGVWRLTVGDRGAGEQEPETEEVHESDFLILCIGSFSGVPNIPAVSPGPEAFRGRVLHCMELSHMADEDAAALVKGKRITVVGSGKSAFEIAAECADANGAGTPCTMLCQNPHWLLPSGTST
- the LOC123061788 gene encoding splicing factor, suppressor of white-apricot homolog isoform X1; amino-acid sequence: MDLQIVGRHALLFDDDAAAEVVNSGGSLVPWSAAGAADLLLDRHDVRHLLDRVPPRPNRAYSVALLSTPSPDGVSEAELDRERFLDLTADVGTGDASPSGNGTDTGQAGYNAVAFSYGGPAGSDDPKDSVSSYRPSFPVPESLLNKLPPSEKVHQIIARTALFVSEHGGQSEIVLRVKQGSNPTFGFLMPDHHLHSYFRYIVDHPQLLKDVSDADTNKGNKIVMGESENAASSSGALSLLGAVYESGDEDEGVLPASSKGKDPGNEALHDNVHKGSSCLVHDNEVKKDQTVTIEAATLVKDKPIFTKKNPTIAGNSIVAAQREKVKDAMTVLTTSTKSDNSKLGVSDTKEMILEPPSFLKGTMEKIVEFILRNGKEFEQKLIEQDRMTGRFPFLLPSNPYHSYYLKMLQETQEFKSRGGSSEHKDRRSSSERQDWRSSSERRDRRSSERKDRRSMDRKDRSSSDLRDSGHDKGRGSANKDSSTSDRSSAEPSQKQLSDKQGEGKFQLVTDGAKKELPRTVTADEAAAIVMAATRGLGPANPQPNTLKDTSDIRHIQGSGAVSKPASNSEPGTSVTSSDQLKKEGIGIIDDDWITNTIAKAVAVAASKEADSSEASMTNEQKLKAERLRRAKMFTSIIKGGGNKSDLVTSEITNESARAAPANSNLPVPPEPLATEREGSSVRFEREGSSVRFEREGSNMIKQEKDSDDEQNRARKYRKHHPESDEDKDYLEEESYKHSRKRHRSERSRGHSKDAHKRKHKQHSKEREYRHDHSSSEDELRSSKSRHWHRDDHHYTEDDEHRRHRRSHRSGSKRKHKDDRDLNEQTLGRPEASQNTPEHRHGSEQPPSDTAQSSQAATQVPDELKAKIRAMLLETL
- the LOC123061788 gene encoding NKAP family protein UM04995 isoform X2 codes for the protein MSISDGWSRDEVPTSDPHCFLTIYLDVRNRQPPSEKVHQIIARTALFVSEHGGQSEIVLRVKQGSNPTFGFLMPDHHLHSYFRYIVDHPQLLKDVSDADTNKGNKIVMGESENAASSSGALSLLGAVYESGDEDEGVLPASSKGKDPGNEALHDNVHKGSSCLVHDNEVKKDQTVTIEAATLVKDKPIFTKKNPTIAGNSIVAAQREKVKDAMTVLTTSTKSDNSKLGVSDTKEMILEPPSFLKGTMEKIVEFILRNGKEFEQKLIEQDRMTGRFPFLLPSNPYHSYYLKMLQETQEFKSRGGSSEHKDRRSSSERQDWRSSSERRDRRSSERKDRRSMDRKDRSSSDLRDSGHDKGRGSANKDSSTSDRSSAEPSQKQLSDKQGEGKFQLVTDGAKKELPRTVTADEAAAIVMAATRGLGPANPQPNTLKDTSDIRHIQGSGAVSKPASNSEPGTSVTSSDQLKKEGIGIIDDDWITNTIAKAVAVAASKEADSSEASMTNEQKLKAERLRRAKMFTSIIKGGGNKSDLVTSEITNESARAAPANSNLPVPPEPLATEREGSSVRFEREGSSVRFEREGSNMIKQEKDSDDEQNRARKYRKHHPESDEDKDYLEEESYKHSRKRHRSERSRGHSKDAHKRKHKQHSKEREYRHDHSSSEDELRSSKSRHWHRDDHHYTEDDEHRRHRRSHRSGSKRKHKDDRDLNEQTLGRPEASQNTPEHRHGSEQPPSDTAQSSQAATQVPDELKAKIRAMLLETL